From a region of the Neobacillus niacini genome:
- a CDS encoding HAMP domain-containing sensor histidine kinase: protein MDFIYINQNVLDNLFYILVSIFVFFVLIDNFKMLKNYQKTLITACMSLPSILCMKFPIYIDEYCVHDLRQIPFLIGILYGGWPVGAALLIISLAIRFFIYGFNSLTLIVYIMIYIITALFSKKFIMFNRKNKLIFSILLSLCLGILTTSTAVTISDSFRVTEAYMFYFIFLPPVVMFFVIYMIEILGDAISIKSKIAKLEKMEVVSQLAASISHEVRNPLTVVKGFIDLLKAPNLSQEDREQYFQHVVRELKSAETIISDYLAYAKPATEDIGIILIDREIRSIIEMTKPLANMNSVKISEELVPGITLGNIQHFKQCFLNLIKNSIEAMPNGGELSLVTLVSKFDIIIEISDNGVGMSKEQISRFGEPYYSTKEKGTGLGSMVVVKTIETMNGKIKINSVLNKGTTIRITLPIFTS, encoded by the coding sequence ATGGACTTCATTTATATTAATCAAAATGTTTTAGATAACTTGTTTTACATTTTAGTAAGTATTTTTGTTTTCTTCGTTTTAATTGATAATTTTAAAATGCTTAAAAATTATCAAAAAACCCTTATAACAGCATGCATGAGTTTACCAAGTATTTTATGTATGAAATTTCCTATTTATATTGATGAATATTGTGTACATGACTTAAGGCAAATTCCTTTTTTAATTGGTATACTTTATGGCGGATGGCCTGTCGGGGCTGCCTTGTTGATAATTTCGTTGGCTATTAGGTTTTTTATTTATGGATTCAATTCTTTAACTCTTATTGTTTATATCATGATCTATATTATAACGGCACTTTTCTCAAAAAAGTTCATCATGTTCAATAGAAAAAATAAGCTTATTTTCTCAATTCTGTTATCTTTGTGTCTTGGAATACTAACAACTTCTACAGCTGTTACCATATCTGATTCATTTAGGGTAACTGAAGCTTATATGTTTTATTTTATTTTCCTTCCTCCAGTAGTTATGTTTTTCGTTATATATATGATAGAAATATTAGGTGATGCAATTAGTATAAAGTCAAAAATAGCAAAGCTAGAAAAGATGGAAGTTGTTAGCCAGTTAGCAGCGAGTATTTCCCACGAAGTTAGAAATCCTTTAACAGTTGTAAAGGGGTTTATTGATCTCCTAAAAGCCCCTAACCTTTCTCAAGAAGATAGAGAACAGTACTTTCAACATGTGGTTAGAGAGCTTAAATCTGCAGAGACCATTATTAGTGATTATTTAGCATATGCAAAACCTGCAACCGAAGATATAGGTATTATTTTAATAGATCGTGAAATAAGAAGTATTATTGAAATGACGAAACCATTGGCCAATATGAATTCGGTGAAGATATCAGAGGAGTTAGTGCCAGGAATTACACTCGGAAATATTCAACATTTTAAGCAATGTTTTTTAAACCTAATTAAAAATAGTATAGAGGCTATGCCAAACGGTGGGGAGCTTAGTTTAGTTACACTCGTGAGTAAATTCGATATCATTATCGAGATAAGCGATAACGGTGTTGGAATGAGCAAAGAACAAATAAGCCGTTTTGGCGAACCTTATTACAGCACCAAAGAAAAGGGGACTGGATTAGGTTCAATGGTTGTTGTAAAAACAATAGAGACAATGAATGGGAAAATTAAGATAAATAGTGTTTTAAATAAAGGAACAACGATAAGAATAACACTTCCTATTTTTACTTCATGA
- a CDS encoding alpha/beta fold hydrolase has protein sequence MLPLKIDKYKMETSRGKLQYNISGNGKPNIVLINGGSGPIEGWMKIIQKISESSSVFSYNRFGVTGSDKPKEPQDGLTIVRTLREALTIAGFEPPFILVGHSLGGLYANLYARLYPNEAAGIVFLESSHPRDLSLNEYQGRTVKAINKVFTMFDSLSSHKQFNEVNFVKETVNQIYQLDDFPEIPVYVITGGQENRMMPEEVRKKRLENQLELLSLSRNSKHIVAENSGHFPQLSEPMVVIDTIRDCIKQINNL, from the coding sequence GTGTTACCATTGAAAATTGACAAATATAAAATGGAAACATCAAGAGGGAAGTTACAATATAATATTAGTGGGAATGGGAAACCAAATATAGTTTTGATTAACGGTGGTTCGGGACCAATAGAAGGTTGGATGAAAATAATACAAAAAATTTCAGAATCATCATCAGTATTTTCATATAATCGATTTGGTGTTACTGGTAGCGATAAACCGAAAGAACCCCAAGATGGGTTAACGATTGTTAGAACTCTACGTGAAGCATTAACAATAGCGGGATTTGAACCTCCATTCATTTTAGTTGGACATTCGCTAGGTGGCTTATATGCAAATTTGTATGCCCGACTATACCCAAACGAAGCAGCAGGTATTGTCTTCCTAGAATCCAGTCATCCGAGAGATTTAAGTCTTAATGAATATCAAGGTAGAACAGTAAAGGCAATTAATAAGGTATTCACAATGTTTGATTCCTTGTCTTCCCATAAACAATTCAATGAAGTTAATTTTGTCAAAGAAACTGTGAATCAAATTTATCAATTAGACGATTTTCCTGAAATACCTGTTTATGTAATTACAGGTGGACAAGAAAATCGAATGATGCCAGAGGAAGTTAGAAAAAAGCGACTAGAAAATCAATTAGAATTACTATCGTTGTCACGAAATAGCAAACATATTGTTGCAGAAAACAGCGGTCATTTCCCGCAATTATCAGAGCCAATGGTAGTCATTGATACTATTAGGGATTGTATTAAGCAAATAAATAACCTATAA
- a CDS encoding DUF3231 family protein, with amino-acid sequence MMTSRDVPITSSELANLWMTFQEKTMIIRMLEHFIEHANNAEKQLLLTHYNNASKAIDIIKGIFQQEQAVIPIGFTESDVQKGVPKLFDYLFDIMYLHMMTKVEMSLYSLFCGMSYRKDINDFFINLTAEAQEINCQATQFLLEKGVLVRPAFVSMPKEVHFVENKNYRSSFNLFSETRSLNTIEVSLIHHAIETNLVGMQLMIGFAQVASNKEVQNYLVKGMKLSKKIEIDLGEFLRQSYIEPPATHAGKATASKTPPFSDKLMMYNTSLLTSFGLGSNALGGAFSLRNDLPAKMALLAKDIFTFAQDGGKIMIKNGWMEEPPQIEDRNQLTK; translated from the coding sequence ATCATGACTTCAAGGGATGTTCCAATCACATCATCAGAATTGGCAAATTTATGGATGACTTTTCAAGAAAAAACCATGATTATCAGAATGTTAGAGCATTTTATAGAACACGCCAATAATGCAGAGAAACAACTTTTGCTAACTCATTATAATAATGCTTCTAAAGCCATAGATATCATTAAAGGTATTTTCCAACAAGAACAGGCAGTTATTCCTATTGGTTTTACAGAAAGTGATGTACAAAAAGGAGTTCCAAAGTTGTTTGATTATCTGTTTGATATCATGTATTTGCATATGATGACTAAAGTGGAAATGAGCCTTTATTCACTTTTTTGTGGTATGTCCTATCGGAAAGATATTAATGATTTTTTTATCAATTTGACAGCAGAAGCCCAAGAGATTAACTGCCAAGCAACTCAATTCCTTTTAGAAAAAGGGGTATTGGTACGTCCAGCTTTTGTATCAATGCCTAAAGAAGTTCATTTTGTAGAGAACAAAAATTATAGAAGTAGTTTTAATTTGTTTAGTGAAACGAGATCTCTAAATACAATAGAAGTTTCTCTTATCCATCATGCCATTGAAACAAACCTTGTAGGAATGCAATTAATGATTGGATTTGCCCAAGTTGCTTCAAATAAGGAAGTGCAAAACTATCTTGTAAAAGGGATGAAATTGTCAAAGAAGATTGAAATCGATTTAGGTGAATTTTTACGCCAAAGTTATATTGAACCACCAGCTACTCATGCCGGTAAAGCAACTGCTTCAAAAACCCCACCATTTTCTGATAAATTAATGATGTACAACACAAGTTTGTTAACTTCATTTGGTCTCGGAAGTAATGCATTAGGAGGTGCATTTAGTTTACGAAATGACCTACCTGCAAAAATGGCTCTGCTTGCAAAGGATATTTTTACTTTTGCTCAAGATGGAGGTAAGATTATGATCAAAAATGGCTGGATGGAAGAACCCCCACAGATTGAGGATCGAAATCAACTAACCAAATAA
- a CDS encoding DUF3231 family protein, with protein MPDKAAITSSELGVLWLTYQEKTMILRMLEYFIEKADDEIAKKIMTDVYNEIDIYVGKITNIFKSEGAVIPVGFTTEDVNKDVPKLYDNGFDIMFVRLLKEISMGLHTLNINMVYREDIVMLFKELTAITQAYYNSCTQYLIEKGMLARAPYVSMPNSVEFVKETNYLGGLNPFTKIGNKRTLNTVEVAYIFHGIESNVTGLQMITGFAQCANKSEVKKFFTKGAELAKSIIKEMSETFLEDGIQIPSPSGGNATRSTVPPFSDKLMMYCTSLFCSFSMGGNALGTAFSLRNDLAAKNTAFTKDIFEYAHEGAKIMINNGWMEEPPQMVERKEIINK; from the coding sequence ATGCCTGATAAAGCTGCAATAACTTCATCCGAACTAGGAGTTCTATGGCTTACATACCAAGAGAAAACGATGATTTTGCGAATGCTTGAATACTTTATTGAAAAAGCTGACGACGAAATAGCAAAAAAAATCATGACTGATGTGTACAATGAAATCGACATTTATGTTGGCAAAATAACAAACATTTTCAAAAGTGAAGGGGCTGTAATCCCAGTGGGGTTTACTACTGAAGATGTTAACAAAGATGTACCCAAGTTATATGATAATGGTTTTGACATCATGTTTGTACGGTTACTAAAAGAAATTAGTATGGGGTTGCATACACTAAATATAAACATGGTATATCGTGAAGATATTGTCATGCTTTTTAAGGAACTTACCGCAATTACCCAAGCATATTACAATTCTTGTACACAATATTTGATTGAAAAAGGGATGTTGGCTAGGGCTCCATATGTTTCTATGCCCAACTCAGTTGAGTTTGTTAAAGAAACAAACTATTTGGGTGGACTTAACCCATTTACTAAAATTGGTAACAAGAGAACCTTAAATACGGTAGAGGTTGCTTATATTTTTCATGGTATTGAATCAAATGTGACTGGGTTACAAATGATTACTGGTTTTGCTCAATGTGCCAATAAATCAGAAGTGAAAAAATTTTTTACAAAAGGTGCAGAACTCGCCAAAAGTATTATTAAAGAGATGAGTGAAACATTTTTAGAGGATGGGATTCAAATTCCTTCCCCCTCAGGTGGAAATGCGACTCGTTCAACAGTTCCTCCGTTTTCCGATAAGCTCATGATGTATTGTACCAGTCTGTTTTGTAGTTTTTCTATGGGAGGCAATGCCTTAGGAACTGCTTTTAGTTTACGGAATGATTTGGCAGCAAAAAATACTGCTTTTACTAAAGATATTTTCGAATATGCCCATGAAGGTGCAAAGATTATGATTAATAACGGATGGATGGAAGAACCGCCTCAAATGGTAGAACGAAAAGAAATAATTAATAAATAA
- the ltrA gene encoding group II intron reverse transcriptase/maturase, with amino-acid sequence METKLLRIAELAKLNPKMKFTSLAHLLNEQSLFQCHQELPNKKETGVYGTTKEQYSENLKENIENLVNRLKSKSYLPVPVRRMYIPKFNSNKKRPLGIPEHEDKIVQRGITKILNTIYENDFLDCSFGFRPNRNCHDALKILNHYIEKRTVNYVVDVDIKGFFDNVDHTWMMDFLKLRIADPNLLRIIGRFLKGGYMEEGKKYKTDKGTPQGGVISPILANVYLHYVLDLWFENRVRKQCKGQAYIVRYADDFVCCFQYKCEAEQFFHSLKLRLKKFNLEIAEDKTKIIPFGRFAEQNANQQGRRKPATFDFLGFTHYCGRSKQGKFRVKRRTSRKKVQAKLKETKEWLKINRNKDIHMIMDRFKRSLVGYYNYYCITDNTQSVNKFRDKIGYLQFKWLNRRSQRKSFTWDKFRLFLNKYPLPYARVKVNIYDLRKEISYIL; translated from the coding sequence ATGGAAACAAAACTACTAAGGATAGCAGAATTAGCAAAATTAAATCCTAAAATGAAATTTACATCTCTTGCACATTTATTAAATGAGCAATCACTATTTCAATGTCACCAGGAGCTACCTAACAAGAAGGAAACTGGGGTTTATGGTACAACTAAAGAGCAATACAGTGAAAATCTAAAAGAAAACATAGAGAATTTAGTAAATAGGCTTAAAAGCAAAAGTTATCTTCCTGTTCCAGTAAGGAGAATGTATATTCCAAAGTTCAATTCAAACAAGAAAAGACCATTGGGAATTCCGGAACATGAAGATAAGATTGTTCAAAGAGGCATTACGAAAATACTAAATACCATCTATGAAAATGATTTTCTAGACTGTTCATTTGGATTCCGTCCAAATCGTAACTGCCACGATGCTTTGAAAATACTGAACCACTATATTGAAAAGAGAACAGTAAATTATGTAGTAGATGTAGATATTAAAGGATTCTTTGACAACGTTGACCACACATGGATGATGGATTTCTTAAAACTGCGAATCGCTGACCCTAACCTACTAAGAATCATTGGTAGATTCCTTAAAGGTGGATACATGGAAGAAGGTAAGAAATATAAAACAGACAAAGGCACACCGCAAGGTGGAGTAATATCTCCGATATTAGCCAATGTATACCTCCATTATGTCCTTGACCTGTGGTTTGAGAATAGGGTGAGGAAACAGTGCAAGGGACAAGCATACATAGTGAGATATGCAGACGATTTTGTTTGTTGTTTTCAATATAAATGTGAAGCCGAGCAATTTTTCCATTCATTAAAGTTGAGATTAAAGAAATTTAATCTAGAAATAGCTGAGGATAAAACCAAAATCATACCCTTCGGGCGGTTTGCGGAGCAAAATGCAAATCAACAGGGAAGAAGGAAACCGGCAACTTTTGATTTCCTTGGATTTACTCACTATTGCGGTAGGAGTAAACAAGGGAAATTCCGAGTAAAACGGAGAACGAGCAGGAAGAAAGTCCAAGCTAAACTAAAAGAAACTAAAGAATGGTTGAAAATTAACAGAAATAAAGACATTCATATGATTATGGATAGATTTAAACGCTCACTAGTAGGTTATTACAACTACTATTGCATCACAGATAATACCCAAAGTGTAAACAAATTCAGAGACAAAATCGGGTACTTACAGTTTAAATGGCTCAATAGAAGAAGTCAAAGGAAATCATTTACTTGGGATAAATTTAGACTCTTTCTTAATAAATATCCATTACCTTACGCAAGAGTTAAGGTTAATATATACGACCTAAGAAAAGAAATTAGCTATATTTTGTAA
- a CDS encoding IS110 family transposase, translating into MNFKMQDKQNQLIERISDTHLIVGVDIAQQFHVARAVNFRGIVVGDPLTFVNNEEGFVKLKNWIEKLKKLKNLDSTIVGMEPTGHYWKNLSKWLVKQKIEVVTVNPHLVKRNKENRDNTQSKSDKKDALVIADMVKNGYYSFVRPSSESFEKLRVLISNRDVIVKRLVSSTNQIHRWVDIVFPELRQVFKDVTCKGAIATLRLFPTPNEIASFEPLDVMRGWKSIMQRQPGPKKAQLLINLAKSSIGTGQALDAYKFHLEQLLEEYDLAIKQLERVEQQVKEVLNKIPFARKLLMIKGISEISLAGILGEAGDLSGFSHGNSLLRHAGLHLAEASSGKWKGQIVLSKRGRSRLRRFLYLATMSLVMNNPEFKAIHAYNVKVKKMKKMKSIMKLVGKLARISVGIAKRNESYCANKLQETIPLAA; encoded by the coding sequence ATGAATTTTAAAATGCAAGACAAACAAAATCAACTAATAGAAAGAATTTCCGATACACATCTTATTGTTGGTGTAGACATTGCTCAACAATTTCACGTTGCTCGAGCTGTAAACTTCCGTGGAATTGTAGTGGGAGATCCCCTTACATTTGTAAATAATGAAGAGGGGTTTGTTAAACTGAAAAATTGGATTGAAAAGTTAAAGAAACTAAAAAACCTAGATTCCACAATAGTAGGTATGGAACCCACTGGCCATTACTGGAAAAACCTATCTAAATGGCTTGTTAAACAAAAAATTGAGGTAGTAACAGTCAATCCCCATCTAGTAAAGAGAAACAAGGAGAATCGTGATAACACTCAGTCAAAGAGTGATAAAAAAGATGCACTCGTTATCGCTGATATGGTGAAAAACGGCTATTATTCCTTTGTTCGCCCTTCATCTGAATCCTTTGAGAAACTCAGAGTTTTAATTTCTAATCGTGACGTGATTGTTAAACGTCTCGTAAGCTCTACCAATCAGATCCATAGATGGGTAGATATTGTGTTTCCAGAACTTAGACAAGTATTTAAAGATGTTACTTGTAAAGGGGCAATCGCAACCCTCCGATTATTTCCTACTCCTAATGAAATAGCTTCCTTTGAGCCTCTAGATGTCATGAGGGGATGGAAGTCTATAATGCAGCGACAACCAGGACCCAAAAAGGCTCAATTACTAATCAATCTAGCAAAATCCTCGATTGGAACTGGACAAGCATTGGACGCTTATAAGTTCCATTTAGAACAATTACTGGAGGAGTATGACCTCGCTATAAAACAACTCGAAAGAGTTGAACAACAAGTTAAAGAAGTTCTCAATAAAATACCATTTGCAAGAAAGCTGCTTATGATTAAAGGTATAAGTGAAATTTCATTAGCTGGCATTTTAGGAGAGGCTGGAGATTTAAGTGGGTTTTCTCATGGGAATTCTCTATTACGCCATGCAGGACTCCATTTAGCTGAAGCAAGCTCAGGAAAATGGAAAGGGCAGATTGTCCTCTCAAAACGAGGGAGGTCTAGACTACGGCGTTTCCTCTACCTAGCAACCATGAGCCTTGTGATGAATAACCCTGAGTTTAAAGCTATCCATGCATATAATGTGAAGGTCAAGAAGATGAAGAAAATGAAGTCTATCATGAAGTTGGTCGGTAAATTAGCAAGGATTTCTGTAGGTATAGCTAAGCGAAACGAATCTTACTGTGCAAATAAATTACAAGAAACAATCCCATTAGCAGCATAG
- a CDS encoding GNAT family N-acetyltransferase, giving the protein MTEIKMGKNEFYIEESNEIIARIQFIPSGKDVNGRNLIIVNHTVVYEGHNGRGLGKELVNKIAEYARDENLYIIPICPYAKSVLESKAEYQGVLAN; this is encoded by the coding sequence ATGACTGAAATTAAAATGGGCAAGAATGAATTCTATATTGAGGAATCTAATGAAATTATTGCAAGAATTCAATTTATCCCAAGCGGAAAAGATGTAAATGGAAGAAATTTAATTATTGTAAACCATACAGTTGTATACGAGGGACATAATGGTCGTGGATTAGGCAAAGAATTAGTAAACAAGATAGCTGAATATGCAAGAGATGAAAACTTATATATTATTCCTATATGTCCTTACGCAAAAAGTGTTCTTGAAAGTAAGGCAGAGTATCAAGGTGTACTAGCAAATTGA
- a CDS encoding (4Fe-4S)-binding protein: MSENINTYEAEGIKIYWKPNICKHAGECVKGLPSVFNTQKRPWVSPQNATAEKIMEVIDRCPSRALTYEQK; the protein is encoded by the coding sequence ATGAGCGAAAATATTAATACTTATGAAGCTGAAGGTATCAAAATATATTGGAAACCCAATATTTGCAAACATGCAGGAGAATGTGTAAAGGGATTGCCAAGTGTATTCAATACCCAGAAAAGACCTTGGGTATCACCACAGAATGCAACAGCTGAAAAAATCATGGAAGTGATTGATCGTTGTCCAAGCAGAGCACTTACTTATGAGCAAAAATAA